The following are encoded together in the Bubalus bubalis isolate 160015118507 breed Murrah chromosome 14, NDDB_SH_1, whole genome shotgun sequence genome:
- the LOC102398476 gene encoding prostaglandin F synthase 1: protein MDPKSQRVKLNDGHFIPVLGFGTYAPPEVAKKEALEFTPFAIEVGFRHIDCAHVYQNEEEIGQVIRSKIADGTVKRKDIFCTSKLWLTSLRPELVRPALENSLKNLQLDYVDLYIMHYPMALKPGEELFPKDENGKLIFDSVDFCCTWEALEKCKDAGLAKSIGVSNFNHKQLERILNKPGLKYKPVCNQVECHPYLNQSKLLDFCKSHEIVLVAYAALGSQRVKEWVNQNHPVLLEDPVLSAIAQKHKKTAALVALRYQIQRGVVVLAKGNNKKWIKENMQVFDFELTPEDMKTIDGLNRNIRYYDLHLGVSHPEFLFSEEY, encoded by the exons ATGGATCCCAAAAGCCAGAGAGTGAAACTTAATGACGGCCACTTCATTCCTGTCCTGGGATTTGGAACCTATGCACCTCCAGAG GTTGCTAAGAAGGAAGCTCTGGAATTCACCCCATTCGCTATAGAGGTTGGGTTCCGCCATATTGACTGTGCTCATGTCTACCAAAATGAAGAGGAGATTGGCCAGGTCATTCGAAGCAAGATTGCAGATGGCACTGTGAAGAGAAAAGACATATTCTGCACTTCAAAG CTTTGGTTGACTTCCCTTCGACCAGAGTTGGTCCGACCAGCCTTGGAAAACTCACTGAAAAATCTTCAACTGGACTATGTTGATCTCTATATTATGCATTATCCGATGGCTCTGAAG CCAGGGGAGGAATTATTTCCAAAAGACGAAAATGGAAAACTTATATTTGACTCAGTGGATTTCTGTTGCACGTGGGAG gccctggagaaGTGTAAGGATGCAGGGCTGGCCAAGTCCATCGGGGTGTCCAACTTCAACCACAAACAGCTGGAGAGGATCCTGAACAAGCCAGGGCTAAAGTACAAGCCTGTCTGCAACCAG GTGGAATGTCACCCTTATCTCAACCAGAGCAAACTGTTGGATTTCTGCAAGTCACATGAAATTGTTCTTGTTGCCTATGCTGCTCTGGGATCCCAGCGAGTAAAAGAATG GGTGAACCAAAACCACCCCGTTCTCCTGGAGGACCCGGTTCTCTCTGCCATTGCCCAAAAGCACAAGAAAACGGCAGCTCTGGTTGCCCTTCGCTACCAGATACAACGTGGGGTTGTGGTTCTGGCCAAGGGCAACAACAAGAAGTGGATCAAAGAGAACATGCAG gTGTTTGACTTTGAACTGACTCCAGAAGACATGAAAACAATCGATGGCCTCAACAGAAATATAAGATATTATGACCTTCACCT tgGTGTCAGTCATCCTGAGTTTCTATTCTCTGAAGAATATTGA